The proteins below come from a single Capricornis sumatraensis isolate serow.1 chromosome 14, serow.2, whole genome shotgun sequence genomic window:
- the FASLG gene encoding tumor necrosis factor ligand superfamily member 6 isoform X2 translates to MQQPLNYPYPPIFWVDSSASSPWASPGSVFPCPSSVPGRPGQRRPPPPPPPTLPPPPPLPPLPPPPLKKRRDHNTGLCLLVMFFMVLVALVGLGLGIFQLFHLQKELAELREVTPVHPLRKRN, encoded by the coding sequence ATGCAGCAGCCCTTGAATTACCCATACCCCCCAATCTTCTGGGTGGACAGCAGTGCCAGCTCCCCCTGGGCCTCTCCAGGGTCAGTCTTCCCCTGTCCGTCCTCAGTGCCAGGAAGGCCGGGGCAAAGGAggccaccaccaccgccacccccaaCACTACCGCCACCGCCACCCCTGCCTCCACTACCGCCACCACCTCTGAAGAAGAGGAGGGACCACAACACAGGCCTGTGTCTCCTTGTGATGTTTTTCATGGTTCTGGTGGCCCTGGTTGGACTGGGGCTGGGGATATTTCAGCTCTTCCATCTACAGAAGGAGTTGGCCGAACTCAGAGAG